One Aegilops tauschii subsp. strangulata cultivar AL8/78 chromosome 7, Aet v6.0, whole genome shotgun sequence genomic window carries:
- the LOC109749913 gene encoding uncharacterized protein produces the protein MADTERLVGISEARGGQVCLDLLTACIGNEKNYPKALQGQYQGHVKNPTIILEVVASQDLWICHAFFGMPESCNDINVLKRSPLFARLSEGKVPPCHYTANGHVYNMGYYLVDGIYPSWSTFVNTISNPVGQKKAHFTQRQEAARMGVERAFGVLQVCFAVVRGPAKQWDQETLWVITCCVIMDNMIVEDEGEDAAAALEFGNMGDPIHLLDKNLATFEEFIQMHQQIRHRLTHEKLKEDLIEYQWAVKGDNNVGM, from the coding sequence ATGGCGGACACCGAGAGGCTCGTGGGAATCTCAGAAGCAAGAGGTGGCCAGGTTTGCTTGGATCTcttgactgcatgcattggaaatgaaAAAAATTACCCGAAGGCTTTACAAGGGCAATATCAGGGTCATGTTAAGAATCCCACCATCATTCTTGAAGTTGTTGCATCACAGGATctttggatttgccacgctttctTTGGCATGCCCGAGTCTTGcaatgacatcaatgtgctcAAACGATCGCCGTTGTTTGCAAGGCTGAGTGAAGGAAAAGTTCCTCCTTGCCACTATACTGCCAATGGACATGTGTACAACATGGGCTACTATCTGGTTGACGGTATCTATCCTTCATGGTCTACCTTTGTCAACACCATCTCAAACCCAGTTGGCCAGAAAAAGGCTCACTTTACCCAAAGACAAGAAGCAGCTAGAATGGGTGTCGAGAGGGCATTTGGAGTTCTTCAGGTCTGCTTTGCAGTTGTTCGTGGACCTGCAAAACAATGGGATCAGGAGACCTTGTGGGTGATCACATGTTGTGTCATCATGGACAACATGATCGTCGAGGATGAGGGTGAGGATGCTGCCGCTGCTCTGGAATTTGGGAACATGGGTGATCCTATCCATCTTCTGGATAAGAATCTGGCCACATTTGAGGAGTTTATTCAAATGCATCAACAAATTCGGCATCGACTAACTCACGAGAAGCTGAAGGAAGATCTGATTGAGTATCAGTGGGCGGTGAAAGGGGACAACAATGTTGGGATGTAA